A window of Thermotoga sp. contains these coding sequences:
- a CDS encoding carbohydrate kinase: MSVLCTGEILIDFISEDKGRNLSQSELFRKKAGGSPLNVAVALRRLGRNVSFLGKLGGDQFSSFLLGVMKKEGIDTTHIVVDPSCKTTLAFVARDEQGNPDFVFFRENPADTNLKPEEVKLDPEDFSFLHVGSYSLAVEPSRSTYLKVMEEFLRVGKPVSYDPNVRANLIKDRNFFVKDFLEISSKVDIVKLSDDDLEYIFQEDLETSVEKIPIKSDAVLFVTMGKRGCLVRFKGEKRVVPSFRVKPVDATGCGDSFTAAVIHKYLEKKPETIEDVVKMGRFANAVAAIVITKIGGVDAMPTLDEVETFLSSWER; this comes from the coding sequence ATGAGTGTTCTCTGCACCGGTGAAATTCTCATAGACTTCATCTCAGAAGATAAGGGAAGAAACCTCTCCCAGAGTGAGCTTTTCAGAAAGAAAGCGGGAGGTTCCCCTCTGAACGTCGCTGTAGCACTTCGAAGACTGGGAAGAAACGTTTCTTTCCTCGGAAAGCTCGGTGGAGACCAGTTCTCCTCGTTTCTTCTTGGAGTGATGAAAAAAGAAGGTATAGACACAACACACATCGTTGTAGATCCTTCCTGCAAAACAACGCTTGCCTTTGTGGCAAGGGATGAGCAGGGAAACCCGGATTTTGTTTTCTTCAGGGAAAATCCGGCGGACACGAATTTGAAACCTGAAGAGGTGAAGCTCGATCCAGAGGATTTTTCTTTTCTCCACGTGGGGTCTTACTCCCTCGCTGTGGAACCTTCTCGCAGTACCTATCTGAAAGTGATGGAAGAATTCCTCAGGGTGGGAAAACCCGTTTCTTACGATCCGAACGTGAGAGCAAATCTCATTAAGGACAGAAACTTTTTCGTGAAAGACTTCCTCGAAATCTCCTCGAAAGTCGACATCGTAAAACTCAGTGACGACGATCTCGAGTACATCTTCCAGGAAGATCTGGAAACATCCGTGGAAAAGATACCAATCAAGAGTGATGCAGTGCTTTTTGTGACGATGGGAAAGAGAGGATGTTTAGTGAGATTCAAGGGTGAAAAGCGTGTGGTTCCATCGTTCAGAGTGAAACCGGTCGATGCAACAGGATGCGGAGATTCTTTCACAGCCGCTGTGATACACAAATACCTAGAGAAGAAGCCAGAAACAATCGAGGATGTCGTGAAAATGGGAAGGTTCGCCAACGCCGTCGCAGCCATCGTCATCACGAAGATTGGTGGCGTTGATGCAATGCCTACGTTAGATGAAGTTGAAACGTTTCTATCGAGTTGGGAACGTTGA
- the proB gene encoding glutamate 5-kinase, which produces MKVVVKVGSNLLVGNSGLRKSYIAELCREIARLKKQGHEIAIITSGARAAGFTYLGKRRRFQDLHTKQALCAVGQVQLMKVYENAFDLYGIKIAQILLTRDTFSDRKRYLNLRNTLIGLSEFDVVPIVNENDTVATEEITLGDNDTLAAMFSIAWDADLLVLFTTVDGVIDKDGKLVERFDESIELKDLGKSSWGTGGIRSKIEAALMTSRCGVRVTICNGDSVSNLTKFVSGESVGTVFEPKQKLKAKKAWIAFLSEPVGRIYVNEGAEQALKSGGSLLPVGVIRVEGNFDVGDVVEIMNEKGKLVGRGIVNYSSSDLEKISGHKSSDLRKILGYEGSKVVIHIDNMWVA; this is translated from the coding sequence ATGAAAGTCGTTGTGAAAGTTGGAAGCAACCTGCTTGTTGGAAATTCTGGCTTGAGGAAATCGTACATAGCCGAACTCTGCCGTGAGATCGCCCGCCTGAAGAAACAGGGTCACGAAATCGCCATCATTACTTCCGGTGCTCGCGCTGCAGGTTTCACTTATCTTGGAAAGAGAAGGAGATTCCAGGATCTTCACACGAAGCAGGCTCTCTGCGCTGTGGGTCAGGTTCAACTCATGAAGGTTTACGAGAACGCTTTTGATCTCTACGGAATCAAGATCGCCCAGATCCTACTCACGAGGGACACTTTCTCTGACAGAAAAAGATATCTGAACCTTCGAAACACGCTGATAGGTCTTTCTGAATTCGACGTTGTGCCGATCGTGAACGAAAACGACACCGTTGCAACCGAAGAGATCACACTTGGTGATAACGACACACTCGCTGCGATGTTCTCGATAGCGTGGGATGCGGATCTTCTGGTGCTCTTCACAACGGTGGACGGGGTTATAGACAAAGACGGAAAACTCGTTGAAAGATTCGACGAGTCGATAGAGTTGAAAGATCTTGGAAAGAGTAGCTGGGGAACGGGTGGTATCAGATCCAAAATAGAAGCTGCCCTGATGACTTCGAGGTGTGGTGTGAGAGTGACGATCTGTAATGGAGATAGTGTTTCCAATCTGACGAAGTTCGTGAGTGGCGAGTCTGTTGGAACTGTGTTCGAACCAAAGCAAAAGCTGAAAGCGAAGAAAGCGTGGATCGCATTTCTTTCGGAGCCGGTTGGAAGGATTTATGTGAATGAAGGAGCAGAACAAGCCCTCAAAAGTGGTGGAAGCTTGTTACCTGTTGGTGTGATCCGTGTAGAAGGAAATTTCGATGTAGGAGACGTGGTGGAGATAATGAATGAAAAAGGAAAACTTGTGGGCCGTGGAATTGTGAACTACTCTTCCTCGGATCTCGAGAAGATATCTGGCCACAAAAGTTCCGATTTGAGGAAAATTTTGGGCTACGAGGGAAGCAAAGTTGTGATACACATAGACAACATGTGGGTGGCATAA
- the fsa gene encoding fructose-6-phosphate aldolase — MKIFLDTANLEEIKKGVEWGIVDGVTTNPTLISREGAEFKQRVKEICDLVRGPVSAEVVSLDYEGMVKEARELAQLSEYVVIKIPMTPDGIKAVRTLSAEGIKTNVTLVFSPAQAILAAKAGATYVSPFIGRMDDLSNDGMRMLAEIVEIYDNYGFETKIIAASIRHPMHVVEAALVGVDVVTMPFTVLEKLFKHPMTDLGIERFMNDWKKYLENLKK, encoded by the coding sequence ATGAAGATTTTCCTGGACACGGCAAATCTAGAGGAGATCAAAAAAGGTGTTGAATGGGGTATCGTTGATGGAGTGACAACAAATCCCACACTGATTTCGAGAGAGGGAGCCGAGTTCAAACAGAGGGTGAAAGAAATCTGCGATCTGGTGAGAGGACCCGTTTCCGCAGAAGTTGTTTCCCTTGACTACGAAGGTATGGTGAAGGAAGCAAGAGAACTTGCCCAGCTCAGTGAATACGTGGTTATCAAGATACCCATGACACCCGATGGGATCAAAGCGGTGAGGACACTTTCCGCTGAAGGCATAAAGACGAATGTAACGCTCGTGTTCAGTCCCGCACAGGCTATCCTCGCAGCGAAGGCAGGAGCAACCTACGTGAGTCCCTTCATTGGAAGGATGGACGATCTCTCAAACGATGGAATGAGAATGCTCGCCGAGATAGTTGAGATCTACGACAACTACGGCTTTGAAACGAAGATCATCGCTGCAAGCATCAGACATCCAATGCACGTTGTGGAGGCTGCTCTTGTGGGTGTGGACGTCGTGACTATGCCTTTCACTGTGCTCGAAAAACTTTTCAAGCACCCAATGACAGACCTCGGTATAGAGCGCTTCATGAACGACTGGAAAAAGTACCTAGAAAACTTGAAAAAATAA